In the Gossypium arboreum isolate Shixiya-1 chromosome 10, ASM2569848v2, whole genome shotgun sequence genome, one interval contains:
- the LOC108461935 gene encoding probable LRR receptor-like serine/threonine-protein kinase At3g47570, whose translation MESSKKHFQPSTSFFLTVLLSFFNFQGFNLLSLAKASPVLRGNDTDQQALLQFKAKITGDQLNIMDSWNSSIHFCQWIGVTCGRKHPRVTKLKLRILKLSGSLSPYIGNLSFLRELDLVGNSFYNQIPQEISGLRRLEALHLANNSISGEIPSNLSACSKLTLVDMRGNQLIGEIPASLGLLSNLKVLGFVQNSLRGSIPPSLGNLSSLEDLRLTYNALSGIIPESFGRLRNLSVFAIFGNAISGIVPAALFNLSNIRAFDIGTNKIQGTLHSDLEINMPHVEFFSVGENQISGQIPISITNASNLNFLDFDNNMLDGNVPSLQKLDNLFDLELGINHFGHGRKDINNIQGNIPSNLGKCQNLLLLGLSHNNLSGTIPPEILGLSSLSIVLSLSSNSLTGELPVEVEKLKNLGLLDVSHNRLSGLLPNNLGSCVSLVELYLEGNLFEGPIPPSLSSLRGLGALDVSNNNLSGGIPEFLVRFGALKYLNLSFNNFEGVIPSEGVFKNTSAIFVEGNNKLCGGILELHLSRCNSKTSSKASVKLKIAIIVVILGVILVFTCLLILWFRKKKEEKTTTTCAEHSLLQLSYQSILRATNGFCMENLVGSGSFGSVYKGILEESGVAIAVKVLNLLNQRASKSFFTECEALKNIRHRNLVKVLTAISGVDYQGNDFKALVYEFMENGSLEDWLHPYVSMNESEMTRNLNFFQRVNMAIDVAHALQYLHHHCETSIIHCDLKPSNILLDGEMVGHIGDFGLAKIHSADRLNYSSNHSSSLGLRGTIGYAPPEYGMGSELSTKGDVYSYGILLLEMFTGKRPTDERFKEGLSLHKHVRAALPNRVIEIIDPILLQESVRGGTIIDITLNENRLGNDRHLQCLNLIFEIGLTCSAQSPSERMDMSDIVTKLCSIRDKLLRPTRAHCEIQTS comes from the exons ATGGAGTCATCAAAAAAACATTTTCAACCATCCACCTCTTTTTTCCTTACGGTTCTTCTCTCATTCTTCAACTTTCAGGGTTTTAACTTGCTTAGTTTAGCAAAAGCAAGCCCTGTACTTAGAGGAAATGACACTGATCAACAAGCTTTACTCCAGTTCAAAGCCAAGATTACTGGTGATCAACTCAACATTATGGATTCCTGGAATAGTTCCATTCACTTCTGTCAATGGATCGGTGTTACATGCGGTCGCAAGCATCCAAGAGTCACCAAGCTGAAACTTCGAATCCTCAAACTCTCTGGATCATTGTCACCCTACATTGGAAATCTGAGCTTCCTCAGGGAGTTGGATCTTGTGGGCAACAGCTTCTACAACCAAATTCCTCAAGAAATCAGTGGCTTAAGAAGACTGGAAGCATTACATCTGGCCAATAACTCCATCAGCGGTGAAATTCCTTCCAATTTATCTGCTTGTTCTAAGCTTACTTTAGTCGATATGAGAGGCAATCAGCTAATAGGAGAAATACCTGCTTCGTTGGGTCTCTTGTCAAACCTGAAAGTATTGGGTTTTGTCCAGAACAGTTTGAGAGGGAGTATCCCACCATCGTTGGGGAACTTGTCATCCTTAGAGGATCTTCGGTTAACGTATAATGCATTAAGTGGGATTATACCTGAATCTTTTGGACGACTGAGAAATCTTTCAGTTTTCGCCATATTCGGAAATGCAATTTCTGGTATTGTTCCTGCAGCATTGTTCAATCTCTCCAATATTAGAGCCTTTGATATTGGTACAAACAAGATTCAAGGTACTCTCCATTCTGATTTAGAAATTAATATGCCTCATGTTGAGTTCTTTTCTGTAGGGGAAAACCAAATCTCTGGACAAATTCCAATTTCAATAACCAatgcctcgaatttgaattttcTTGATTTTGATAATAACATGCTCGATGGAAATGTACCTTCATTACAAAAGTTGGATAATTTGTTTGACCTTGAACTAGGAATAAACCATTTCGGGCATGGGAGAAAAG ATATTAAcaatattcaaggcaacattccTTCGAATCTAGGTAAGTGCCAAAATTTGCTTTTATTGGGTCTTTCTCATAATAATCTTAGTGGAACAATACCCCCCGAAATACTAGGCCTATCTTCATTGTCCATTGTACTAAGCTTATCGTCAAACTCTTTGACTGGTGAGCTTCCTGTTGAAGTAGAAAAACTGAAAAATTTAGGCCTACTGGATGTTTCTCACAACAGGTTATCTGGTTTGCTTCCAAACAACCTTGGTAGTTGTGTAAGTCTGGTGGAGCTGTATTTGGAGGGCAATTTATTTGAAGGACCCATTCCTCCATCTTTGAGTTCATTGAGGGGTCTTGGGGCATTGGATGTATCAAACAATAATCTTTCAGGTGGGATTCCAGAATTTCTTGTGAGGTTTGGGGCATTGAAGTATTTAAATCTCTCTTTCAACAATTTTGAAGGAGTTATACCAAGTGAAGGAGTGTTCAAGAATACAAGTGCCATATTTGTTGAGGGAAATAATAAGCTTTGTGGAGGCATCCTTGAATTACACTTGTCAAGATGTAACTCCAAAACATCATCAAAAGCTTCTGTTAAATTGAAAATTGCAATTATTGTTGTGATTTTAGGAGTGATTTTGGTTTTCACTTGTCTCCTCATCTTGTGGTTtagaaagaagaaagaagagaaaacaacAACAACTTGTGCAGAACATTCACTTTTACAATTATCATACCAAAGCATCCTAAGGGCAACTAACGGATTCTGCATGGAGAATTTGGTTGGTTCTGGAAGTTTTGGTTCTGTATACAAAGGAATTCTTGAAGAGAGTGGAGTAGCTATTGCAGTGAAGGTGCTTAATCTTCTAAATCAAAGAGCTTCCAAGAGTTTCTTCACTGAATGTGAGGCCTTGAAGAACATTCGACATCGAAATCTTGTCAAGGTATTAACAGCCATTTCAGGTGTCGATTACCAAGGCAATGATTTTAAAGCCTTGGTTTATGAGTTTATGGAAAATGGAAGCTTGGAGGACTGGTTGCATCCATATGTAAGCATGAATGAATCGGAGATGACAAGAAACCTGAACTTCTTCCAAAGAGTTAATATGGCCATAGATGTTGCTCATGCACTACAATATTTGCACCATCATTGTGAAACATCGATCATTCATTGTGACCTGAAGCCAAGCAATATTCTGCTTGATGGGGAAATGGTTGGACATATAGGTGACTTTGGCTTAGCAAAAATCCATTCTGCAGACAGGCTGAACTATTCTTCCAATCACTCAAGTTCCCTCGGATTAAGAGGAACTATTGGCTATGCTCCACCAG AGTATGGCATGGGAAGCGAGTTGTCAACGAAAGGTGATGTGTATAGCTATGGCATCCTCTTGTTAGAGATGTTTACAGGGAAAAGGCCTACTGATGAAAGATTCAAAGAAGGTTTAAGTCTTCACAAACATGTTAGGGCAGCTCTACCCAATCGAGTGATTGAGATTATAGATCCTATTCTTCTTCAAGAGAGTGTCAGAGGAGGAACAATCATAGACATAACTCTCAATGAAAACCGCTTGGGAAATGACAGACATCTTCAGTGCTTGAATCTGATATTTGAAATAGGACTTACTTGTTCTGCTCAATCACCGAGTGAACGGATGGACATGAGTGATATTGTTACCAAGCTTTGTTCTATTAGAGATAAGCTTCTTCGTCCAACTCGAGCACATTGTGAGATTCAAACttcataa